The following are from one region of the Thermococcus cleftensis genome:
- a CDS encoding radical SAM protein, with product MVWETPYFSYAVRELPKGCQLCVRGEKLVLFTTGKCPRDCFYCPLSEHRRGDVVYANERPVRSLDDIIEEALLMEAKGAGVTGGDPLARLDRTVEYIRVLKEAFDRDFHVHLYTTGALATKKNLEKLYDAGLDEIRFHPDLFNPNSRLFRIEIENIRNAFDFDWDVGGEIPSVPGQFERMKWYAEFLDGLGAKFLNVNELEFSETNLRAILDRSYKPVSDESAAIKGSLELGLKLLEWGEENTSLSYHLCTAKLKDAVQLRNRLRRTARNVAKPYMEITEEGTLRFGIAEYDDLDELYTLLVEEAEVPPEWLYLNREKGRIEMPEEVALELAEAVEGDVRFFIVEEYPTFDRLEVERVPLP from the coding sequence ATGGTCTGGGAGACGCCTTACTTTTCGTACGCCGTTCGCGAGCTTCCTAAGGGCTGTCAGCTCTGCGTCAGGGGTGAGAAGCTCGTCCTCTTCACCACTGGAAAATGCCCTCGTGACTGCTTCTACTGTCCCCTGAGCGAGCACAGGAGGGGAGACGTCGTCTACGCCAACGAGAGGCCGGTGAGAAGCCTTGATGATATAATCGAAGAGGCCCTGCTGATGGAGGCGAAGGGAGCGGGAGTTACGGGCGGCGACCCCCTCGCGAGGCTCGATAGAACCGTTGAGTACATTCGGGTCCTCAAGGAGGCCTTTGACCGGGACTTTCACGTCCACCTCTACACCACCGGTGCTTTGGCCACGAAGAAGAACCTTGAGAAGCTCTATGACGCCGGCCTGGACGAGATACGCTTTCACCCCGATCTCTTCAACCCGAACTCAAGGCTCTTCAGGATCGAGATAGAGAACATAAGGAACGCCTTCGACTTCGACTGGGACGTCGGCGGCGAGATTCCCTCAGTTCCGGGGCAGTTCGAGAGGATGAAGTGGTACGCTGAATTTCTCGACGGCCTCGGCGCGAAGTTCCTCAACGTGAACGAGCTGGAGTTCAGCGAGACGAACCTGAGGGCGATTCTCGACAGGAGTTACAAGCCTGTGAGCGATGAGAGCGCGGCCATCAAAGGTTCCCTTGAGCTGGGCCTTAAGTTGCTCGAATGGGGCGAGGAGAACACCTCCCTGAGCTACCACCTCTGCACCGCGAAGCTCAAAGATGCCGTCCAGCTCAGGAACAGGCTGAGGAGAACCGCGAGGAACGTCGCCAAACCCTACATGGAAATCACCGAGGAGGGCACGCTCCGCTTCGGCATAGCGGAATACGACGACCTTGACGAACTCTACACGCTCCTCGTGGAAGAGGCCGAGGTTCCGCCTGAGTGGCTCTACCTCAACCGCGAAAAGGGAAGGATAGAGATGCCCGAGGAAGTGGCTTTAGAGCTGGCGGAAGCGGTGGAGGGCGACGTGCGGTTCTTCATCGTGGAGGAGTACCCGACCTTCGACAGGCTTGAGGTGGAGAGGGTTCCGCTGCCATGA
- a CDS encoding ribonuclease P protein component 2, whose translation MREKPKYLPPTLRDKHRYIAFQVIGERAFTKDEIKRTIWEASISTLGTLGSAKAKPWFIKFDEKSQTGIVRVDRKHVEELRFALTLVTEINGSKVMFRTLGVSGTIKRLKRKFLAEYGWR comes from the coding sequence ATGAGGGAGAAGCCTAAGTACCTGCCGCCCACCCTGAGGGACAAGCACCGCTACATAGCATTCCAGGTCATTGGAGAGAGGGCCTTCACGAAGGACGAGATAAAGCGGACCATCTGGGAGGCGAGCATTTCAACCCTCGGAACCCTCGGCTCGGCTAAGGCCAAGCCGTGGTTCATCAAGTTCGACGAGAAGAGTCAGACCGGGATAGTGCGCGTTGATAGAAAGCACGTTGAGGAGCTCCGCTTCGCCCTGACACTGGTTACGGAGATAAACGGTTCGAAGGTGATGTTCAGAACCCTCGGCGTTTCGGGAACCATAAAGAGGTTGAAAAGAAAGTTCCTGGCCGAGTACGGGTGGCGTTAG
- a CDS encoding halocin C8-like domain-containing protein, whose product MNWKKTVFGLVLMTMVLSLQLIAAPQAMAMSTNNASITFRRAVVAWYDDEGKLQMNVTWINKVVNFTNITNDCPYRNSNMTPNVNVSAVTLYNMSKKHEQLLFLRLNFYNSTLNYTLYALVYKAERSQYNFTLITRIFTDPKTGEYKAFVTGMNIAPKDEKKSLPIGDVILTASNLTLSQYYWTLNKVLMKLRRGDETNWIWGRSAYELRHLSHLVKLKLPQYDQQKAVGMAMTMDGLKCTICQALVFLICVGGVGEALGCTVYCAGVCAEFGYAAFICVGICLPLCDGVLGLIQIYGCDKGSGLICEYAGAC is encoded by the coding sequence ATGAACTGGAAGAAGACGGTGTTTGGTCTCGTCCTTATGACCATGGTTTTGAGTCTTCAGTTGATTGCGGCACCGCAGGCAATGGCAATGAGTACCAACAACGCCAGCATCACCTTTAGAAGGGCCGTGGTTGCCTGGTACGATGATGAGGGTAAGCTTCAGATGAACGTTACTTGGATTAACAAGGTTGTGAACTTCACGAACATTACAAATGATTGTCCTTATCGTAACTCCAACATGACGCCGAATGTTAACGTTTCGGCGGTTACCCTCTACAACATGAGCAAGAAGCACGAGCAGTTGCTGTTCCTTCGCCTGAATTTCTACAACAGCACGCTCAATTACACTCTCTATGCCCTCGTTTATAAGGCTGAGAGGAGCCAGTACAATTTCACGTTAATCACGAGGATCTTTACCGACCCTAAAACTGGAGAGTACAAAGCCTTCGTTACTGGAATGAACATCGCTCCGAAAGACGAGAAGAAGTCTCTCCCGATCGGCGATGTAATACTCACAGCCAGCAACTTAACGCTCTCTCAGTACTACTGGACTTTGAACAAGGTTCTCATGAAGCTCAGGCGTGGCGATGAGACGAACTGGATTTGGGGCAGGAGTGCCTACGAGCTGAGGCACCTGTCGCACCTAGTGAAGCTCAAGCTCCCGCAGTACGACCAGCAGAAGGCAGTGGGAATGGCAATGACAATGGATGGTCTGAAATGTACTATTTGCCAAGCTTTAGTTTTTCTGATTTGTGTGGGTGGTGTTGGAGAGGCCCTTGGGTGTACAGTATACTGCGCAGGTGTATGTGCAGAGTTTGGGTACGCCGCTTTTATATGTGTGGGTATATGCCTACCACTATGCGATGGAGTTCTTGGATTAATACAGATTTATGGCTGTGATAAAGGTTCAGGACTCATTTGTGAGTACGCAGGGGCATGTTAG
- a CDS encoding type II toxin-antitoxin system VapC family toxin: MDGLLDTSVVIELFGGNRKVVEALYREGAREYHLPTIVLFELHCGHLKEREELMLEMMPKVEFDENSTKIAGAIFRDLMKKGKRPPFKDLLIASTAIAHNATLYTCDDDFKRFEEYGLKVKVLEK; the protein is encoded by the coding sequence ATGGATGGACTCCTGGACACCAGCGTGGTAATCGAGCTGTTCGGTGGGAACAGGAAAGTCGTCGAGGCGCTCTACCGGGAGGGAGCCAGGGAATACCATCTACCGACCATCGTTCTCTTTGAGCTCCACTGCGGCCATCTGAAGGAGAGGGAGGAGCTGATGCTCGAGATGATGCCCAAAGTCGAGTTTGATGAGAACTCCACAAAGATAGCCGGAGCAATTTTCAGGGACCTTATGAAGAAGGGAAAAAGACCGCCGTTTAAGGACCTTTTAATAGCCTCCACTGCCATAGCGCACAACGCAACGCTCTACACCTGCGATGACGACTTCAAGCGCTTCGAGGAGTACGGGCTAAAGGTGAAAGTGCTGGAAAAATGA
- a CDS encoding antitoxin VapB family protein, translated as MGKTITIADDVYYELVKMKGNKSFSELLRELIGKKKKGNLDVLLIAFGTRTPEELEELKRELREVEEWMDSWTPAW; from the coding sequence TTGGGAAAAACGATAACCATAGCGGATGACGTTTACTACGAGCTAGTCAAAATGAAGGGGAACAAGAGCTTCTCGGAGCTTTTGAGGGAGCTAATAGGCAAGAAAAAGAAGGGCAACCTCGACGTGCTCCTGATCGCCTTCGGGACGAGAACGCCTGAAGAACTTGAAGAGCTAAAGCGGGAGCTTAGGGAGGTTGAAGAATGGATGGACTCCTGGACACCAGCGTGGTAA